TTCTTCGTGAAGCTCGGTACAGCGCGCGGCTATCAGCTCGTCGAAGATCGCCGTCTTGCTCTGGAAGTAGACGTAGAAGCTTCCCTGCGCGACACCGGCCAGCCTCGTAATCTCCGAAATCGACGCATCGTGGAACCCGCGCCGTCCAAAGACCTCCTCGGCGGCCTCCAAAATACGAACACGCGTTCTCCGACCCTTCGCTCCGGAGGCGGTCTGCTCGTTGAGGTGCGGCGACGACGCGTCTTGCATCGCTGAGATCATACTGTCTCGATCGGCAAATGCATGTCTCACGCCAGGCACAACCCGGGAGTCGTAGCCTGCGTTTGAGCCGAGTTCGCACTCACCCAGTTGTTTCGCGTGGCCTGCAATACGTAGTAGTAGGTGGTGGACGTGTTTAGCGACCGGTCCACCGTAGATGTTGTCGAACCGCCGGCCACATGTGCGACCTTCGAGTACGGGCCGCCGTTGACTATCGAGCGGTAGAGATCGTATCCGTCCGACATCGCCGCCTGAGACCATGCCACTGTGATCTTGGCCCTTCCGGGGCCGTCGCACGCCGCCGACGCGGACGGCGCGCTCGGGGGTAGGAGTGTCGCCGTGGACAACGCGTTACCACTCACGACGGGAGTGTCGGCCCACACGGCCTGAGTGGGAGACACGCCTGCGGTTCCGCCCATCAACACCAAGGCGACAACGAGCGCAAGCCACGTCACTCGCGGCTCGCGCTCGTCGTCCCGAAGGGACGTTACGCGCTTCTGAACGACCCGTTCCATGATCCGCGATCTGGAATCAGCAAACCCGGCCGGGGCTCGTTTGCCGGCGGTCGGTGCGAAGTCGACTGCGCCGCCCACGACCGACGCCCATGAAGCTGCGCGTGCCGCACGGCCGCACCCGCCACGGGTCGCCACTCCGACCGTGCATCCTGCATCTCTTCGACTCGGCGCGCCCGGCGTCGACCGCGATCCATCGTCAAGCCGAACATCGGCAGCACGAAGAACGCGAGCCCTCCCAGCGGCGTGCGGGCGAACTTCACTACGTACCCCGCATAGGGAACAACATGCTCAACGCGCGCGATCGGCCCTTGGATGACGACGGGCTCGATGTCGGGAGTCGGGTTGGCGTCTCCCTTGGTCTGCAAGACGACCTTGCCGCCCTCACGCTGAACGGACGAAACGCGGTGCGTGACGGGAACCTGCCGGCCCTGACGACGGTAGCTCACGATGTCGCCGACGCCCACGGCGCGCGCATCGACCATACGCGTCAACACGACCGACCCCGGGGGGGCCGCCGAGCCCATGCTTCCGGTCGTAACGACCATCGACTCAAACCCAATCATCGTGGGGCCGAAGGCCAGAGCAAGAAGCGCGACCACCGCGACCGTGACGGCAAGAGCGATGCCGCCGGCGGTCCGTACAGCAGTTCGAAGAACCTTGCGTCGCACTGAAGTCCCTTTCGCTCGAAGGCTTCACGGGGTGGAGTCGCGAACTCCACCCCGCTCGTCCGTGAACTAGGCGTTGTTGGCCGTCTGCTCGGAGGCAAAGGTGAAGGTTGCGGTGGCAGTCAAGGACTGCAGCGTGTTCGAGGCCGACGAGGGCAACTCGACCTGGAAACACAGCGTCTCAGTGCCCGAGGCAGCCAAAGAACGGTCGCCGGCCTGAGCGCCCTGGCTTGCACTACCCACGGCGCCGCTGGTCAGCGAACCGCTGTACAAAGACGTCCCGTCGGTTCCGAATCCAGCGTTCGAACAAGTCGTGACGCCGCTCTTGATCCCCAGCGTCAAACCTCCGGACAACACCGTCGATCCGGAGATCGCCGTCGACACGGCGTAGCGAAGAGCCAGCGTGCCGGCGTTGCTAACCGTGATCGGAGCAGTGACCTTGTCCCCGGGGGCCATGCTCGAGAACGTAACCAGCGCCGTCGTGACGCTGGTGGAGAT
This window of the Actinomycetota bacterium genome carries:
- a CDS encoding signal peptidase I is translated as MRRKVLRTAVRTAGGIALAVTVAVVALLALAFGPTMIGFESMVVTTGSMGSAAPPGSVVLTRMVDARAVGVGDIVSYRRQGRQVPVTHRVSSVQREGGKVVLQTKGDANPTPDIEPVVIQGPIARVEHVVPYAGYVVKFARTPLGGLAFFVLPMFGLTMDRGRRRARRVEEMQDARSEWRPVAGAAVRHAQLHGRRSWAAQSTSHRPPANEPRPGLLIPDRGSWNGSFRSA
- a CDS encoding TasA family protein — its product is MGFGRRKLYVALLAIGVMAGAPWAVTQAVWGDTQDVGANAFSTGNVDISTSVTTALVTFSSMAPGDKVTAPITVSNAGTLALRYAVSTAISGSTVLSGGLTLGIKSGVTTCSNAGFGTDGTSLYSGSLTSGAVGSASQGAQAGDRSLAASGTETLCFQVELPSSASNTLQSLTATATFTFASEQTANNA